From a single Notolabrus celidotus isolate fNotCel1 chromosome 7, fNotCel1.pri, whole genome shotgun sequence genomic region:
- the LOC117815724 gene encoding bromodomain-containing protein 4-like isoform X2: protein MGDGLDAGSSQNPPSAPPPLSFNPAPPETWNPSRPRRQTNQLQFLLKEVLKTLWKHHFAWPFQNPVDALKLNLPDYYKIINSPMDMGTIKKRLENNYYWNAQECIQDFNTMFTNCYIYNKPGDDIVLMAEALEKVFLCKITEMPEEEKEIALVTKGRRGPRRDTGLIKSDSGQESSSPSSTPHTRGFSSPQTTPHSHAVPAPQVLPPLALPQPQPQPQPQPQLQPQSQPQPPPPPPRVPPTPASHASHLGLPFSLSTPDILAQGMTSVFPAAPAHPGLHQPPMLQSSPALVKQRTSKKRKADTTTPTANDQLSESSPVSTEARPRRESSRPMKQPKKEASQPDSQHHLGGVSETGGAVTQKRQDYLRFCSRLVKEMLSKKHVAYAWPFYKPVDVKALGLHDYHEIIKHPMDLSTVKKKLDSRQYRDAQEFATDVRVMFSNCYKYNPPDHDVVAMAQKLQEMFEMRFAKMPEEPEEPVPVPTPSSALHPAPSTRQAPPPSTVFERDSSSSSESESSGGDSEHERQQRLAELQEQLKAVHEQLAALSQPPVTKPKKKEREKKERKKEKHKKMVGAEEPVESPPPVVLQSSKKNKSSKEPIVVKKERKKPGKKEGVKNSRPNVLPPLGPTPLVPSAALEAEDDIDTLGAGSADRSKPMSYEEKRQLSLDINKLPGDKLGRVVHIIQTREPSLKNSNPDEIEIDFETLKPSTLRELEKYVSSCLKKKKKPSEKPLEMSNTSKIKTESSSSGSSDSSDSEDSENAGLVPKLQKKNLINKDIKRPLHQVLSAAPAPVAPQPQPPAVQSKPPFVPPPPVAVSVPSLDSQLLGSGFDPLAHFMNPHLTQSNTEPNPSINPAVAPAMSGPLNANTPTGQATAETHPFLNQHPMIPSPAVHNALPQQPSRPSNRAAPLPPKVPQPPPSTLPSLPPSPSPQLQPSLPLPLPQPVPRPRVPSPPSHGILGTLSAQPPQALLEDDEEPTPNSSDITSLSQVHSFLQSLQARPSAPTLHTLTHSPVQNASQLMQSMNAQSVTPSNPALTQRHSSGHSHLRQPFPHMNTSTPQQQQKGVAMQQKVHQMQHQQQSPRIKAEPFSTGCQRESPSPLMMHSPQMPQFHSMGHQSPPQTKKHEQRSNLVGVKEEKPTQSPVLPPSPFSPVMRQDTHKPDNKHRLESKSLDNSRTGSRHTESPVPPCSQQDIKIKQEPKTPIAAKKTQDVKLKNMGPWASLAQRSQSTPASSVRSSSDSFEQFRRAAKEKEERERQLKAQAEQARREQEKLRRDDDGTMEHSRRAQEDTRRRQEQQSPLAPTPPASTPPTHSPQAPPPPQQAPTPPSSAAQNALDQREIARRREQERRRREAVDPIDINFQSDLMAIFEENLF from the exons ATGGGGGACGGACTGGATGCAGGCAGCAGCCAGAACCCTCCCTCTGCcccaccccctctctctttcaacCCTGCACCCCCGGAAACATGGAACCCCTCCAGACCCCGACGGCAGACCAACCAGCTACAG TTCCTGCTTAAAGAAGTGTTGAAGACATTATGGAAACACCACTTTGCATGGCCCTTCCAGAATCCTGTAGATGCCCTCAAACTCAACTTACCT GACTATTATAAGATCATCAACAGCCCTATGGACATGGGCACCATTAAAAAACGACTAGAGAACAACTACTACTGGAACGCCCAGGAGTGTATCCAAGACTTCAACACAATGTTCACAAACTGCTACATCTACAACAAG CCGGGGGATGACATTGTCCTGATGGCGGAGGCCTTGGAAAAGGTCTTCCTCTGTAAGATCACAGAGATGccggaggaggagaaggagattgCTCTGGTTACCAAAGGACGCAGAGGGCCCAGACGGGATACAG GTCTGATAAAGTCAGATTCAGGACAGGAGTCATCGTCCCCCTCCAGCACCCCCCACACTCGAGGCTTCTCCTCCCCCCAAACAACCCCACATAGCCATGCTGTACCGGCCCCTCAAGTTCTTCCCCCCCTGGCCCTGCCTCAGCCTCAACCTCAACCTCAACCTCAGCCTCAGCTTCAGCCTCAGTCTCAGCCTCAGCCCCCGCCCCCACCCCCACGTGTGCCTCCTACACCTGCCTCCCATGCATCCCATCTAGGACTCCCTTTTTCCCTCTCGACCCCTGACATCCTGGCACAGGGAATGACTTCGGTTTTCCCTGCAGCCCCAGCACACCCAGGCCTCCATCAGCCACCGATGCTGCAGAGCTCCCCTGCACTTGTTAAG CAAAGGACGAGCAAGAAGAGGAAAGCAGACACCACCACGCCCACAGCCAACGACCAGCTCAGCGAATCATCCCCTGTCTCCACTGAGGCTCGTCCTCGCAGAGAGAGCAGTCGcccaatgaagcaaccaaaaaAAGAAGCATCCCAGCCGGACTCCCAGCATCACCTGGGAGGCGTTTCGGAGACGGGAGGGGCGGTGACGCAGAAGCGGCAGGACTATCTGCGATTCTGTTCACGCCTCGTCAAAGAGATGCTTTCCAAGAAACACGTAGCATACGCCTGGCCTTTTTACAAGCCTGTGGATGTAAAAGCTCTCGGTCTTCATGACTACCACGAAATCATCAAACACCCCATGGACCTCAGCACCGTCAAG AAAAAGCTGGACAGCAGACAGTACAGAGACGCTCAAGAGTTCGCAACAGACGTCCGGGTGATGTTCTCCAATTGTTACAAGTACAATCCCCCCGACCATGATGTGGTTGCCATGGCTCAAAAACTACAG GAAATGTTTGAGATGCGTTTTGCCAAAATGCCTGAGGAGCCAGAGGAGCCCGTCCCTGTTCCCACCCCATCGTCGGCCCTACACCCTGCCCCCTCCACTCGACAAGCCCCGCCTCCTTCTACCGTCTTTGAGAGGGACAGCTCCAGTTCCTCCGAATCGGAGTCCTCGGGAGGAGACTCAGAGCACGAAAGGCAGCAGCGATTGGCAGAGTTACAGGAACAG CTTAAAGCTGTGCACGAGCAGCTGGCAGCACTCTCACAACCCCCAGTTACTAAGCctaagaagaaagagagggagaagaaggagaggaagaaagaaaagcatAAGAAGATGGTGGGAGCAGAGGAGCCTGTGGAGAGCCCTCCGCCTGTGGTGCTCCAGTCTTCTAAGAAAAACAAGAGCAGCAAGGAGCCAATCGTTgtgaagaaggaaaggaaaaagccGGG aaagaaagaaggggttAAAAACAGCCGCCCGAATGTGCTTCCCCCGCTCGGGCCGACTCCTCTGGTCCCTTCGGCTGCTCTTGAAGCGGAGGATGACATCG atACGCTCGGGGCGGGATCTGCAGACAGATCCAAGCCAATGTCGTATGAGGAGAAGCGTCAACTGAGCCTGGACATCAACAAGCTGCCCGGTGACAAACTAGGCCGTGTCGTGCACATAATCCAGACACGTGAGCCGTCTCTGAAGAACTCCAACCCAGACGAGATCGAGATCGACTTTGAGACGCTGAAGCCCTCCACGCTGAGAGAGCTGGAGAAATACGTCTCCAGCTGcctcaagaagaagaagaagccatCAG AGAAACCTCTGGAGATGTCGAAtacttcaaagataaagacaGAGTCCTCGTCTTCAGGCAGCAGTGACTCCTCTGATAGTGAAGACTCTGAGAATG CAGGGCTGGTTCCcaagctgcagaagaagaacttGATTAACAAAGACATCAAGAGACCGCTTCACCAGGTCCTCAGTGCTGCACCGGCTCCGGTCGctcctcagcctcagcctccgGCTGTCCAGTCCAAACCCCCGTTTGTCCCCCCTCCCCCTGTCGCCGTCTCGGTCCCGTCTCTGGACTCCCAGCTGCTGGGCTCTGGATTTGATCCTCTGGCTCACTTCATGAACCCCCACCTGACACAGTCCAACACAGAGCCCAATCCAAGCATCAATCCTGCTGTTGCCCCCGCCATGTCCGGCCCCCTCAACGCAAACACACCCACCGGCCAGGCGACAGCTGAGACGCACCCTTTCCTAAACCAACACCCAATGATACCTTCACCAG CGGTCCATAATGCTCTTCCCCAGCAGCCATCGAGACCTAGCAACAGAGCAGCGCCGCTCCCTCCAAAAGTCCCCCAGCCTCCCCCATCCACCCTCCCCTCCCTGCCTCCATCGCCCTCTCCCCAACTTCAGCCCTCGCTGCCACTCCCACTCCCCCAGCCCGTTCCCCGTCCTCGCGTCCCCTCACCCCCATCGCACGGAATCTTGGGTACCCTCTCAGCACAACCGCCCCAAGCCCTCCTGGAGGATGACGAAGAGCCCACGCCCAACAGCTCTGACATCACTTCCCTCAGTCAGGTTCACAGCTTCCTGCAGTCTCTCCAGGCTCGACCCTCTGCACCGACTcttcacacgctcacacattCGCCCGTGCAGAACGCCTCTCAGCTCATGCAGTCAATGAACGCACAGTCTGTGACCCCATCCAACCCCGCCCTGACGCAGAGACACAGCTCGGGTCATTCACACTTGCGGCAGCCCTTCCCACATATGAACACGTCAacgccacagcagcagcagaaagggGTGGCCATGCAGCAGAAGGTGCATCAGATGCAACATCAACAGCAGTCCCCACGCATCAAAGCAGAGCCTTTCTCAACAG GTTGCCAACGTGAGAGCCCATCTCCACTGATGATGCACTCTCCTCAGATGCCTCAGTTCCACTCAATGGGACATCAGTCGCCCCCGCAGACCAAGAAACAT GAGCAGAGGTCCAACCTGGTGGGGGTCAAAGAAGAGAAGCCGACCCAGTCGCCCGTTCTGCCCCCCTCGCCTTTCAGTCCTGTTATGCGgcaagacacacacaaacctgacAACAAACACA GATTAGAGTCAAAGTCATTGGACAATTCTCGCACTGGTTCCCGCCACACAGAGTCCCCAGTCCCCCCCTGCTCCCAGCAGGacatcaaaatcaaacaagagCCCAAAACTCCAATCGCTGCCAAGAAGACACAG GATGTGAAGTTAAAGAACATGGGCCCTTGGGCGAGCCTGGCTCAGAGGTCCCAGTCCACGCCGGCCTCCTCTGTGCGCTCCTCCAGTGACAGCTTCGAACAGTTTAGACGGGCCGccaaggagaaggaggagagagagagacagctgaaAGCACAGGCCGAGCAGGCcaggagagagcaggagaagCTACG cCGTGATGACGATGGCACCATGGAGCACTCTCGTCGGGCGCAAGAAGACACCCGCCGTCGCCAGGAGCAGCAGTCACCTCTCGCTCCCACACCTCCAGCTTCCACCCCGCCCACTCACTCTCcacaggccccgccccctccgCAACAAGCTCCAACCCCGCCCTCTTCAGCTGCACAGAATGCCCTTGACCAGAGGGAGATAGCACGCCGCCGCGAGCAGGAGAGGCGCAGAAGAGAGGCG GTGGACCCCATTGACATTAACTTCCAGAGTGACCTGATGGCCATCTTTGAGGAAAACCTGTTCTGA
- the LOC117815724 gene encoding bromodomain-containing protein 4-like isoform X3 → MGDGLDAGSSQNPPSAPPPLSFNPAPPETWNPSRPRRQTNQLQFLLKEVLKTLWKHHFAWPFQNPVDALKLNLPDYYKIINSPMDMGTIKKRLENNYYWNAQECIQDFNTMFTNCYIYNKPGDDIVLMAEALEKVFLCKITEMPEEEKEIALVTKGRRGPRRDTGLIKSDSGQESSSPSSTPHTRGFSSPQTTPHSHAVPAPQVLPPLALPQPQPQPQPQPQLQPQSQPQPPPPPPRVPPTPASHASHLGLPFSLSTPDILAQGMTSVFPAAPAHPGLHQPPMLQSSPALVKQRTSKKRKADTTTPTANDQLSESSPVSTEARPRRESSRPMKQPKKEASQPDSQHHLGGVSETGGAVTQKRQDYLRFCSRLVKEMLSKKHVAYAWPFYKPVDVKALGLHDYHEIIKHPMDLSTVKKKLDSRQYRDAQEFATDVRVMFSNCYKYNPPDHDVVAMAQKLQEMFEMRFAKMPEEPEEPVPVPTPSSALHPAPSTRQAPPPSTVFERDSSSSSESESSGGDSEHERQQRLAELQEQLKAVHEQLAALSQPPVTKPKKKEREKKERKKEKHKKMVGAEEPVESPPPVVLQSSKKNKSSKEPIVVKKERKKPGKKEGVKNSRPNVLPPLGPTPLVPSAALEAEDDIDTLGAGSADRSKPMSYEEKRQLSLDINKLPGDKLGRVVHIIQTREPSLKNSNPDEIEIDFETLKPSTLRELEKYVSSCLKKKKKPSAEKPLEMSNTSKIKTESSSSGSSDSSDSEDSENGLVPKLQKKNLINKDIKRPLHQVLSAAPAPVAPQPQPPAVQSKPPFVPPPPVAVSVPSLDSQLLGSGFDPLAHFMNPHLTQSNTEPNPSINPAVAPAMSGPLNANTPTGQATAETHPFLNQHPMIPSPAVHNALPQQPSRPSNRAAPLPPKVPQPPPSTLPSLPPSPSPQLQPSLPLPLPQPVPRPRVPSPPSHGILGTLSAQPPQALLEDDEEPTPNSSDITSLSQVHSFLQSLQARPSAPTLHTLTHSPVQNASQLMQSMNAQSVTPSNPALTQRHSSGHSHLRQPFPHMNTSTPQQQQKGVAMQQKVHQMQHQQQSPRIKAEPFSTGCQRESPSPLMMHSPQMPQFHSMGHQSPPQTKKHEQRSNLVGVKEEKPTQSPVLPPSPFSPVMRQDTHKPDNKHRLESKSLDNSRTGSRHTESPVPPCSQQDIKIKQEPKTPIAAKKTQDVKLKNMGPWASLAQRSQSTPASSVRSSSDSFEQFRRAAKEKEERERQLKAQAEQARREQEKLRRDDDGTMEHSRRAQEDTRRRQEQQSPLAPTPPASTPPTHSPQAPPPPQQAPTPPSSAAQNALDQREIARRREQERRRREAVDPIDINFQSDLMAIFEENLF, encoded by the exons ATGGGGGACGGACTGGATGCAGGCAGCAGCCAGAACCCTCCCTCTGCcccaccccctctctctttcaacCCTGCACCCCCGGAAACATGGAACCCCTCCAGACCCCGACGGCAGACCAACCAGCTACAG TTCCTGCTTAAAGAAGTGTTGAAGACATTATGGAAACACCACTTTGCATGGCCCTTCCAGAATCCTGTAGATGCCCTCAAACTCAACTTACCT GACTATTATAAGATCATCAACAGCCCTATGGACATGGGCACCATTAAAAAACGACTAGAGAACAACTACTACTGGAACGCCCAGGAGTGTATCCAAGACTTCAACACAATGTTCACAAACTGCTACATCTACAACAAG CCGGGGGATGACATTGTCCTGATGGCGGAGGCCTTGGAAAAGGTCTTCCTCTGTAAGATCACAGAGATGccggaggaggagaaggagattgCTCTGGTTACCAAAGGACGCAGAGGGCCCAGACGGGATACAG GTCTGATAAAGTCAGATTCAGGACAGGAGTCATCGTCCCCCTCCAGCACCCCCCACACTCGAGGCTTCTCCTCCCCCCAAACAACCCCACATAGCCATGCTGTACCGGCCCCTCAAGTTCTTCCCCCCCTGGCCCTGCCTCAGCCTCAACCTCAACCTCAACCTCAGCCTCAGCTTCAGCCTCAGTCTCAGCCTCAGCCCCCGCCCCCACCCCCACGTGTGCCTCCTACACCTGCCTCCCATGCATCCCATCTAGGACTCCCTTTTTCCCTCTCGACCCCTGACATCCTGGCACAGGGAATGACTTCGGTTTTCCCTGCAGCCCCAGCACACCCAGGCCTCCATCAGCCACCGATGCTGCAGAGCTCCCCTGCACTTGTTAAG CAAAGGACGAGCAAGAAGAGGAAAGCAGACACCACCACGCCCACAGCCAACGACCAGCTCAGCGAATCATCCCCTGTCTCCACTGAGGCTCGTCCTCGCAGAGAGAGCAGTCGcccaatgaagcaaccaaaaaAAGAAGCATCCCAGCCGGACTCCCAGCATCACCTGGGAGGCGTTTCGGAGACGGGAGGGGCGGTGACGCAGAAGCGGCAGGACTATCTGCGATTCTGTTCACGCCTCGTCAAAGAGATGCTTTCCAAGAAACACGTAGCATACGCCTGGCCTTTTTACAAGCCTGTGGATGTAAAAGCTCTCGGTCTTCATGACTACCACGAAATCATCAAACACCCCATGGACCTCAGCACCGTCAAG AAAAAGCTGGACAGCAGACAGTACAGAGACGCTCAAGAGTTCGCAACAGACGTCCGGGTGATGTTCTCCAATTGTTACAAGTACAATCCCCCCGACCATGATGTGGTTGCCATGGCTCAAAAACTACAG GAAATGTTTGAGATGCGTTTTGCCAAAATGCCTGAGGAGCCAGAGGAGCCCGTCCCTGTTCCCACCCCATCGTCGGCCCTACACCCTGCCCCCTCCACTCGACAAGCCCCGCCTCCTTCTACCGTCTTTGAGAGGGACAGCTCCAGTTCCTCCGAATCGGAGTCCTCGGGAGGAGACTCAGAGCACGAAAGGCAGCAGCGATTGGCAGAGTTACAGGAACAG CTTAAAGCTGTGCACGAGCAGCTGGCAGCACTCTCACAACCCCCAGTTACTAAGCctaagaagaaagagagggagaagaaggagaggaagaaagaaaagcatAAGAAGATGGTGGGAGCAGAGGAGCCTGTGGAGAGCCCTCCGCCTGTGGTGCTCCAGTCTTCTAAGAAAAACAAGAGCAGCAAGGAGCCAATCGTTgtgaagaaggaaaggaaaaagccGGG aaagaaagaaggggttAAAAACAGCCGCCCGAATGTGCTTCCCCCGCTCGGGCCGACTCCTCTGGTCCCTTCGGCTGCTCTTGAAGCGGAGGATGACATCG atACGCTCGGGGCGGGATCTGCAGACAGATCCAAGCCAATGTCGTATGAGGAGAAGCGTCAACTGAGCCTGGACATCAACAAGCTGCCCGGTGACAAACTAGGCCGTGTCGTGCACATAATCCAGACACGTGAGCCGTCTCTGAAGAACTCCAACCCAGACGAGATCGAGATCGACTTTGAGACGCTGAAGCCCTCCACGCTGAGAGAGCTGGAGAAATACGTCTCCAGCTGcctcaagaagaagaagaagccatCAG CAGAGAAACCTCTGGAGATGTCGAAtacttcaaagataaagacaGAGTCCTCGTCTTCAGGCAGCAGTGACTCCTCTGATAGTGAAGACTCTGAGAATG GGCTGGTTCCcaagctgcagaagaagaacttGATTAACAAAGACATCAAGAGACCGCTTCACCAGGTCCTCAGTGCTGCACCGGCTCCGGTCGctcctcagcctcagcctccgGCTGTCCAGTCCAAACCCCCGTTTGTCCCCCCTCCCCCTGTCGCCGTCTCGGTCCCGTCTCTGGACTCCCAGCTGCTGGGCTCTGGATTTGATCCTCTGGCTCACTTCATGAACCCCCACCTGACACAGTCCAACACAGAGCCCAATCCAAGCATCAATCCTGCTGTTGCCCCCGCCATGTCCGGCCCCCTCAACGCAAACACACCCACCGGCCAGGCGACAGCTGAGACGCACCCTTTCCTAAACCAACACCCAATGATACCTTCACCAG CGGTCCATAATGCTCTTCCCCAGCAGCCATCGAGACCTAGCAACAGAGCAGCGCCGCTCCCTCCAAAAGTCCCCCAGCCTCCCCCATCCACCCTCCCCTCCCTGCCTCCATCGCCCTCTCCCCAACTTCAGCCCTCGCTGCCACTCCCACTCCCCCAGCCCGTTCCCCGTCCTCGCGTCCCCTCACCCCCATCGCACGGAATCTTGGGTACCCTCTCAGCACAACCGCCCCAAGCCCTCCTGGAGGATGACGAAGAGCCCACGCCCAACAGCTCTGACATCACTTCCCTCAGTCAGGTTCACAGCTTCCTGCAGTCTCTCCAGGCTCGACCCTCTGCACCGACTcttcacacgctcacacattCGCCCGTGCAGAACGCCTCTCAGCTCATGCAGTCAATGAACGCACAGTCTGTGACCCCATCCAACCCCGCCCTGACGCAGAGACACAGCTCGGGTCATTCACACTTGCGGCAGCCCTTCCCACATATGAACACGTCAacgccacagcagcagcagaaagggGTGGCCATGCAGCAGAAGGTGCATCAGATGCAACATCAACAGCAGTCCCCACGCATCAAAGCAGAGCCTTTCTCAACAG GTTGCCAACGTGAGAGCCCATCTCCACTGATGATGCACTCTCCTCAGATGCCTCAGTTCCACTCAATGGGACATCAGTCGCCCCCGCAGACCAAGAAACAT GAGCAGAGGTCCAACCTGGTGGGGGTCAAAGAAGAGAAGCCGACCCAGTCGCCCGTTCTGCCCCCCTCGCCTTTCAGTCCTGTTATGCGgcaagacacacacaaacctgacAACAAACACA GATTAGAGTCAAAGTCATTGGACAATTCTCGCACTGGTTCCCGCCACACAGAGTCCCCAGTCCCCCCCTGCTCCCAGCAGGacatcaaaatcaaacaagagCCCAAAACTCCAATCGCTGCCAAGAAGACACAG GATGTGAAGTTAAAGAACATGGGCCCTTGGGCGAGCCTGGCTCAGAGGTCCCAGTCCACGCCGGCCTCCTCTGTGCGCTCCTCCAGTGACAGCTTCGAACAGTTTAGACGGGCCGccaaggagaaggaggagagagagagacagctgaaAGCACAGGCCGAGCAGGCcaggagagagcaggagaagCTACG cCGTGATGACGATGGCACCATGGAGCACTCTCGTCGGGCGCAAGAAGACACCCGCCGTCGCCAGGAGCAGCAGTCACCTCTCGCTCCCACACCTCCAGCTTCCACCCCGCCCACTCACTCTCcacaggccccgccccctccgCAACAAGCTCCAACCCCGCCCTCTTCAGCTGCACAGAATGCCCTTGACCAGAGGGAGATAGCACGCCGCCGCGAGCAGGAGAGGCGCAGAAGAGAGGCG GTGGACCCCATTGACATTAACTTCCAGAGTGACCTGATGGCCATCTTTGAGGAAAACCTGTTCTGA